In the Syntrophales bacterium genome, one interval contains:
- a CDS encoding type II toxin-antitoxin system VapC family toxin has product MKLVLDTNAYSDFSEGRPEVVDLMAQNADSLFLPTVVIGELMYGFRKGKRQKRNDEMLARFIREFDVTVLPVDIDTAGHYAALYLALSTRGTPIPINDVWIAACCRNIGGTLLTRDRHFEAIPEIEKILVA; this is encoded by the coding sequence ATGAAGCTCGTACTGGACACGAACGCCTACTCGGACTTCTCCGAGGGCCGCCCGGAGGTCGTGGACCTGATGGCGCAGAACGCCGACAGCCTCTTCCTTCCGACTGTTGTGATCGGCGAACTGATGTACGGATTCCGGAAGGGGAAACGGCAGAAGCGTAACGATGAAATGCTCGCCCGGTTCATCCGTGAATTCGACGTAACGGTTCTTCCCGTGGATATCGACACGGCCGGGCACTACGCCGCGCTTTACCTCGCTCTCTCCACCCGAGGAACCCCGATCCCCATCAACGACGTCTGGATCGCCGCCTGCTGCCGGAACATCGGAGGCACGCTCCTGACACGGGACCGACACTTCGAAGCGATTCCGGAGATCGAGAAGATTCTGGTTGCCTGA
- a CDS encoding DUF1778 domain-containing protein, with translation MPISLRIPPEREAMISEAARKEGKTKTAFILEAIDEKLGIRRERAARIRSFAGWMTREEADDLRKATETFEQIREGDWE, from the coding sequence ATGCCGATCAGTCTCAGGATTCCCCCCGAGCGGGAGGCGATGATCAGCGAAGCGGCCCGGAAGGAAGGGAAGACGAAGACGGCCTTCATCCTGGAGGCCATCGATGAAAAGCTGGGGATTCGCCGGGAGCGCGCCGCCAGGATCCGGAGCTTTGCCGGCTGGATGACCCGCGAGGAAGCTGACGATCTCCGGAAAGCAACGGAGACGTTCGAGCAGATCCGCGAGGGAGACTGGGAATGA